ATATGCAGTTGAACTCATTGCAGTCCCCCTAAGACCAATCTCTGTGCCCGCACCAAAAATGGGAACTCCCACTCCTTCTGGTGCCAATGCAATCCCTATTGATTCTATACCATCTTCTGCCAAACTCGTTACCGATCCTGCCAAAGATAATAAATCAGACAAAGCAACACCTTCATTACGTACAATTTTTTGCGACACACTTGCGACCGAAGCTAGAACAGAAGCAATCGAAAAAGGCAGCCCTGCCGGACCAGGGAGGACACTAGACATCCCAGTTAAAGCAGCTACTATAGCAGTAATATCTTTTTCATTTACTGCCTTTTGTAGATTTTGAAAATTTACTCCAGCATCAACACTCCTCCTTGAAGCCTGAATAAATTTTACAGCATCATAAATTTTATTTTGACTTGATACTTGCATCATTTTACCCATTCCCAACAATCCTTATATCAGATGAAATTAAAAAATAATAATGAGAGATATTGCAAATATTAATGCAGCATTAATGAATAATAGATTATAGAAAAACATTGCCCATTTTGCTTTTTTATTACCTTCTTCGCTCAACTCTTTTACTTTATACCAAACAATAATTGTATTACGTCTAAGATTATCTGGAATAAGTTTTTTTGCCTCCGAACTAAAATAATGATACAAGCTTAAAAGAATAAAAAAGCTAATATAAAATATTTTTAATAAAATCATAATTTAGCACACCAAAGCAGATAAATTATAGTTACATACTATGCTTATTCATAACTACGGAGGAGCAATTCGATGCTTTGGCATAATACATAACAACTGGACAATACATGACAAGCCAGAGCTTGACTATTAGCCAGTTCCCGTATCTCCTGATTCGACACTTCGAGACTAACCAATTTTTCAGAAAATACAGCCATAATTCAATCCTTAAATAAAAATTACATGATTAATTAAAAAAACTTCTATTAAAAAATAAATTATGTTTAGCAGAAATACATAAACAAATTAAAGAAAAAAGCACCAATCAAAAAAATAAAAAAATAATCTTATGTATATAAACTTTAAATTTCTCCTGCCTTAACTCGTTATTAAAAAAATCCTCATCTCGAATAAAATGATACATACTAGATTTATCTTTTTCTTTAAAACCTCCATTTACTAGCAATCCTACAATATTAAGCCTAGAATCTTCAAATATTTCAATAATTTTAACATTATATACAATTAATTTTTTATTATAAAATTTGGGGCTGTACTAGATAAGCAGTCATGATAGACTGCAAAAATGAAGATAACCTATTGTAAACTAAAAAAGAGTATCCAAAGAAAACTCCTTCAATTTTTTGTACTCGAAGTTGCCGCCCGTTCTGCTGCCGATTTATTAGGCATCCACCCCAATTCAGCAGCACTGTTTTACCGCAAAATTCGTGAAGTCATCAGCTACTATCTTTCATTGGAAGCTGACGCTGTTTTTGATGGAGCTGTCGAATTAGATGAAAGCTATTTCGGTGGGCATCGCAAAGGCAAACGGGGGCGCGGAGCAGCGGGAAAAGTGGCGGTATTTGGTATTCTTAAACGGGGTGGGAAGGTTTATACCGTGGTTGTTAAGAATGCCAAAATAGAAACCTTACTTCCTGTTATCACAAGAAAAATCATGCCTGACAGCATTGTTTATACCGATTGTTTAAGCAGCTATGACGTGTTGGATGTAAGTGGTTTTACCCACCACCGCATCAACCACAGCAAGCTGTTTGCCGACAGACAAAACCACATCAACGGCATTGAGAATTTTTGGAATCAGGCAAAACGGGTTCTGCGAAAATATAACGGAATTGACCGTAAATCTTTCCCTCTTTTCTTGAAAGAATGTGAGTTTCGTTTTAACTTTGGCACACCGTCTGAGCAGCTTAAAGTGCTGCGTCGGTAGTGTAAATTTAGAGCTGATCTATTACACTCCCTAATTTAAATCTTTTTAAAAAATAAAAAAATAGAAATTAATAAAAAGATTAAAGATAGTTTAAAACTAAAAATTGAATCAGATGCTAAAATAAATAAAAGATTATCTTCCTTGGGTTTAAATCTATTATTTTTATAATAA
The sequence above is drawn from the Kingella potus genome and encodes:
- a CDS encoding IS1595 family transposase, encoding MKITYCKLKKSIQRKLLQFFVLEVAARSAADLLGIHPNSAALFYRKIREVISYYLSLEADAVFDGAVELDESYFGGHRKGKRGRGAAGKVAVFGILKRGGKVYTVVVKNAKIETLLPVITRKIMPDSIVYTDCLSSYDVLDVSGFTHHRINHSKLFADRQNHINGIENFWNQAKRVLRKYNGIDRKSFPLFLKECEFRFNFGTPSEQLKVLRR